The following are encoded in a window of Lactobacillus intestinalis genomic DNA:
- the mnmA gene encoding tRNA 2-thiouridine(34) synthase MnmA, which produces MVDNSKIRVVVGMSGGVDSSVSALLLKQQGYDVVGVFMKNWDDTDDSGVCTATEDYDDVKKVADKIGIPYYSINFEKEYWHRVFEYFLDEYKKGRTPNPDVMCNSQIKFKSFLEFAMSLDADYIAMGHYAKTVKDANGVTHMMRPKDGNKDQTYFLSQLSQDQIDRVIFPLANLTKPQVREIAKAAGLVTATKKDSTGICFIGERNFRKFLSEFLPAKSGKMVTPDGKVVGEHAGLMYYTIGQRQGLGLGSTKESTDPWFVVGKDLKKNELIVEQGYDSKLLYATELKASNMSFFTGRPDHDVEFHCTAKFRYRQADVGVTVKYNAAENTADVFFDEPARAVTPGQALVLYNGEECIGGGYIDCAFQGAKKLQLV; this is translated from the coding sequence ATGGTAGACAATAGTAAGATTAGAGTTGTTGTTGGAATGAGTGGAGGGGTTGACTCTTCAGTTTCAGCACTTCTGTTAAAACAACAAGGCTATGATGTTGTTGGTGTCTTCATGAAAAATTGGGATGATACTGATGATTCTGGCGTTTGTACTGCAACCGAAGATTATGATGATGTAAAAAAGGTTGCTGATAAAATTGGTATTCCTTATTACTCAATTAACTTTGAAAAAGAATACTGGCATCGAGTTTTTGAATATTTCTTAGATGAATACAAAAAGGGCCGTACCCCTAATCCAGACGTAATGTGCAATAGTCAGATTAAGTTTAAGTCATTCTTAGAATTTGCTATGAGTCTTGATGCTGATTATATTGCTATGGGTCATTATGCTAAAACTGTCAAGGATGCAAATGGAGTAACTCATATGATGCGTCCAAAGGATGGCAACAAGGATCAGACTTATTTCTTGAGTCAGCTTAGTCAAGATCAAATTGATAGAGTTATTTTCCCACTTGCTAATTTAACTAAGCCACAAGTGCGCGAAATTGCTAAGGCAGCTGGTCTTGTTACTGCCACTAAGAAGGATTCTACTGGAATTTGCTTTATTGGTGAGCGTAATTTCAGAAAGTTCTTGAGTGAATTTTTGCCTGCTAAGTCTGGTAAAATGGTGACTCCAGATGGTAAGGTTGTTGGTGAGCATGCTGGACTTATGTACTACACGATTGGTCAAAGACAAGGCCTTGGCCTTGGTTCAACTAAGGAATCAACTGATCCTTGGTTTGTAGTAGGTAAGGATCTGAAAAAGAATGAATTAATTGTTGAGCAAGGCTACGACAGTAAGCTTCTTTATGCTACTGAATTAAAGGCAAGCAACATGTCATTCTTCACTGGTCGTCCTGATCACGACGTAGAATTCCACTGCACTGCTAAGTTCCGTTACCGTCAAGCCGATGTTGGTGTAACTGTAAAGTATAATGCTGCTGAGAATACTGCCGATGTATTTTTCGATGAGCCAGCAAGAGCTGTTACTCCAGGTCAGGCTTTGGTATTATATAATGGCGAAGAGTGTATCGGTGGAGGTTACATTGATTGTGCATTCCAAGGTGCAAAGAAGTTGCAATTAGTATAA
- a CDS encoding DUF1831 domain-containing protein produces the protein MANTVVINGDNRKFTLSPDIKLYALIDAGFVKTPKGNYNYEHPLYNDSPYNAPTKLKMTVNKDLSHLTMVITDRNGLQKVNIFKNKQLAPTVELLDYILKDLEERNILVPVKD, from the coding sequence ATGGCAAATACAGTTGTAATTAATGGTGACAATCGTAAATTTACATTAAGTCCAGATATCAAGCTTTATGCATTAATTGATGCAGGTTTTGTAAAAACTCCAAAAGGTAATTATAATTACGAACATCCCTTGTATAATGATTCCCCATATAATGCACCAACTAAATTGAAGATGACTGTCAATAAAGACTTATCACATTTAACGATGGTTATTACTGATCGCAATGGTTTGCAAAAAGTAAATATTTTTAAGAACAAGCAATTAGCGCCAACAGTTGAACTTTTAGATTATATTTTAAAAGATCTCGAAGAGCGCAATATTCTTGTTCCTGTAAAGGATTGA